One Rosa chinensis cultivar Old Blush chromosome 5, RchiOBHm-V2, whole genome shotgun sequence genomic region harbors:
- the LOC112165431 gene encoding uncharacterized protein LOC112165431, giving the protein MENSNKSNTGDNISHPGSNKPKKPDGHKNGYSKDVMPGSELWTDGLICAFEFIRGRKKPSGLKSGSTILSRQYTDVGDHEKLRVPSKGFQESSSPIHDRNKSLSGDYKYSPAHDGERVGDHWVPIGWARISEIVPTVQPDASWDSQQFGIDNEDDFTVADLAAPYWERPVGPVWWCHVSAGHPSVDDWLRNAQWLHPAVSLALRDESRLISDRMKHLLYEVPVRVSGGLLFELLGQSVGNPFVDEDDIPIVLRSWQAQNFLVTALHVKGPVSSINVLGITEVQELLSTGGYNVPRTVHEVIAHLISRLTRWDDRLFRKSIFGAADEIELKFMNRRNHEDMNLFSIILNQEIRKLSRQVIRVKWSLHAREEILFELLEHLRGNTTRSLLEKIRKSTREMIEEQEAVRGRLFTIQDVMQSTVRAWLQDRSLRVTHNLAVFGGCGLVLSIITGLFGINVDGMPGANNAPYAFGVFSAVLFFIGIVLILLGLLYLGLKQPIAEEQVEVRKMELQELVQMFQHEAETHALVRKNVARNNLPPTLGDAFARNANYILIE; this is encoded by the exons ATGGAAAACAGCAACAAGAGTAACACAGGTGACAACATTTCTCATCCCGGTAGCAATAAGCCAAAGAAACCAGATGGCCATAAGAATGGTTATAGTAAAGATGTCATGCCTGGAAGTGAACTTTGGACAGACGGGCTTATCTGTGCTTTTGAGTTCATTCGAGGCCGAAAGAAACCAAGTGGTTTGAAATCTGGCTCAACAATCCTAAGCAGACAATATACAGATGTTGGTGACCATGAGAAGCTGCGGGTTCCTTCTAAAGGATTTCAAGAGTCTTCTTCCCCAATACATGATAGGAACAAGTCCCTAAGTGGTGATTACAAATACAGCCCAGCTCATGATGGTGAAAGAGTGGGTGATCATTGGGTGCCAATTGGGTGGGCTAGAATTTCAGAAATCGTCCCAACTGTGCAACCTGATGCCAGTTGGGATTCTCAACAGTTTGGGATTGATAATGAAGATGACTTCACTGTTGCAGACTTAGCAGCTCCATATTGGGAGCGTCCAGTGGGGCCTGTTTGGTGGTGCCATGTCTCTGCAGGTCACCCCTCAGTTGATGATTGGCTCCGTAATGCCCAGTGGCTACATCCTGCCGTCAGTTTAGCTTTAAGAGATGAAAGTCGACTGATTAGTGACAGGATGAAACACCTTTTATATGAG GTCCCAGTTAGAGTTTCTGGGGGGTTGTTATTTGAGCTCTTGGGACAGTCAGTTGGTAATCCATTTGTTGACGAGGATGATATACCCATTGTACTTCGTTCCTGGCAAGCACAAAACTTCCTTGTTACTGCTTTGCATGTGAAAGGGCCTGTATCAAGTATAAATGTGTTGGGCATCACAGAAGTTCAG GAACTTCTTTCGACTGGAGGCTATAATGTACCAAGAACAGTGCATGAAGTCATAGCACATCTAATTAGCCGCCTTACTCGATGGGATGATAG GCTATTCCGCAAGTCCATATTTGGTGCCGCAGATGAGATTGAATTGAAGTTTATGAACAG GAGAAACCATGAAGATATGAATCTCTTTAGCATAATTCTCAACCAAGAAATCAGAAAGTTATCGAGACAG GTCATCAGAGTAAAGTGGTCACTTCATGCAAGAGAGGAGATTTTGTTTGAGCTTCTTGAACATTTGAGAGGAAATACTACAAGAAGCTTGTTGGAGAAAATAAGAAAGAGCACAAGAGAAATGATTGAGGAGCAAGAAGCAGTTCGTGGCCGCTTATTTACAATTCAGGATGTGATGCAGAGCACTGTTCGTGCATGGTTGCAG GACAGAAGCCTAAGAGTGACACATAATCTTGCTGTTTTTGGCGGCTGTGGCCTTGTACTTTCCATCATCACTGGGCTTTTTGGAATCAATGTTGATGGAATGCCTGGAGCAAACAATGCACCATATGCATTCGGCGTATTTTCAGCCGTTCTCTTCTTTATTGGAATCGTGCTAATTCTACTTGGGTTGCTTTACCTTGGGTTGAAACAGCCTATTGCTGAAGAACAAGTTGAAGTTAGAAAGATGGAGCTTCAGGAGTTGGTTCAGATGTTTCAGCACGAGGCAGAGACTCATGCCCTGGTTCGTAAAAATGTGGCTCGGAATAATTTACCCCCAACACTGGGAGATGCATTTGCACGTAACGCAAATTATATCCTCATTGAGTAG
- the LOC112165432 gene encoding coatomer subunit zeta-1 isoform X1, with translation MINSQALIESCPTIKNILLLDSEGKRIAVKYYSEDWPTNSAKEAFEKTVFTKTQKTNARTEAEIAMFENSIVVYKFVQDLHFFVTGGDNENELILATVLQGFFDAVGILLRGNVDKKEALENLDLILLCLDEIVDGGIVLETDSNVIASKVASHSIDSGAPLSEQTIGQALATAREHFARSLLK, from the exons ATGATAAATTCACAAgctttaatt GAGTCATGCCCTACCATAAAGAACATCCTCCTCCTAGATTCTGAAGGAAAACGTATAGCTGTCAAGTATTATTCAGAGGACTGGCCAACGAATAGTGCAAAAGAAGCTTTTGAGAAAACTGTTTTCACTAAAACTCAAAAGACAAATGCGCGGACAGAAG CTGAGATAGCAATGTTTGAGAACAGCATAGTAGTTTACAAGTTTGTTCAAGATCTTCACTTTTTTGTTACCGGGGGTGATAATGAAAATGAGCTCATTTTAGCCACAGTTCTTCAGGGATTTTTTGATGCAGTTGGAATTCTCCTCAG AGGCAATGTGGACAAAAAGGAGGCACTTGAGAATTTGGACCTCATTCTACTATGCCTTGATGAAATTGTTGATGGCGG CATTGTTCTTGAGACCGATTCAAATGTTATAGCAAGTAAGGTTGCGAGTCATAGTATTGATTCTGGAGCTCCTTTATCTGAGCAG ACAATAGGCCAAGCACTTGCTACTGCACGTGAACATTTTGCAAGATCTCTTCTTAAGTGA
- the LOC112165432 gene encoding coatomer subunit zeta-1 isoform X2 → MESCPTIKNILLLDSEGKRIAVKYYSEDWPTNSAKEAFEKTVFTKTQKTNARTEAEIAMFENSIVVYKFVQDLHFFVTGGDNENELILATVLQGFFDAVGILLRGNVDKKEALENLDLILLCLDEIVDGGIVLETDSNVIASKVASHSIDSGAPLSEQTIGQALATAREHFARSLLK, encoded by the exons ATG GAGTCATGCCCTACCATAAAGAACATCCTCCTCCTAGATTCTGAAGGAAAACGTATAGCTGTCAAGTATTATTCAGAGGACTGGCCAACGAATAGTGCAAAAGAAGCTTTTGAGAAAACTGTTTTCACTAAAACTCAAAAGACAAATGCGCGGACAGAAG CTGAGATAGCAATGTTTGAGAACAGCATAGTAGTTTACAAGTTTGTTCAAGATCTTCACTTTTTTGTTACCGGGGGTGATAATGAAAATGAGCTCATTTTAGCCACAGTTCTTCAGGGATTTTTTGATGCAGTTGGAATTCTCCTCAG AGGCAATGTGGACAAAAAGGAGGCACTTGAGAATTTGGACCTCATTCTACTATGCCTTGATGAAATTGTTGATGGCGG CATTGTTCTTGAGACCGATTCAAATGTTATAGCAAGTAAGGTTGCGAGTCATAGTATTGATTCTGGAGCTCCTTTATCTGAGCAG ACAATAGGCCAAGCACTTGCTACTGCACGTGAACATTTTGCAAGATCTCTTCTTAAGTGA
- the LOC112165430 gene encoding uncharacterized protein LOC112165430 isoform X1 produces MSGRGGGNGKGNTGISGIPAGSRKMVQSLKEIVNNCTEQEIYAMLKDCNMDPNEAVNRLLAQDPFHEVKSKREKKKESKEPTDSRSRGANISNHGGRGGDRYAARGGSNHFSTNESGSLHGRPAYRKENGTPAYAGSSSSAAGTTGYNLSRRPPSYSDPVAAENKIMSVGDDGISSSSQPSSGYQSAWGGVPGQVSMADIVKKGRPQAKAPPTYSVNHHDTGAPPAAGYNSNSSQTEPLADEWPLIEHPPGVSMSSILGAPANSELYANSSSVPLDKANQHIKSQLDEVETEDDGSVEVEALNTSHDGPTSVSGRNVQEDNSATASAFDNSLYEDINSYHPERHDLEDNEAEHDASSMAANLQQLDLQKDDRGAPPEDENPPPVVIPNHLQLHTPDCLHLSFGSFRSGPEPDLSSSHPVKSDLEETSVAVDVSAVGHSDARNPDYYGDEHLINTSDGSLVHRTGASAGDYDSPSVSQPEVLKQETPEAGQGIQYTFPSAPGFAYDSSQQLNMAFSHPQSSQVQNNAPFSSVMQGYTNSLPSTLLASNAQNVREDLPYSPFPVTQSMPTKYSNVPSSISGPTMSMPEALRAGGISSAQPTQQTLPGAGVATGPALPQQLLHPYSQPSLPLGHFSNMIGYPFLPQSYTYMPSAFQQAFAGNSTYHQSLAAVLPQYKNSVSVSSLPQSANIPSGYGFGSSSNIPGGNFPLNPPSAPTGTTIGYDDVISSQYKDSNHLMSLQQNDNSGMWVHGPGSRAMPAVPASNYYSFQGQNQQHAGFRQTQQPSQQFAGALNYPNFYHSQTGMSLDHQQQSSRDASLGGSQGQPSKQSQQLWQNSY; encoded by the exons ATGAGCGGGAGAGGCGGCGGCAATGGGAAGGGCAATACTGGAATATCGGGAATACCAGCTGGGTCCCGGAAGATGGTTCAGAGCTTGAAAGAGATAGTCAATAACTGCACTGAGCAGGAGATCTATGCTATGCTTAAAGACTGTAACATGGACCCTAATGAAGCCGTTAATCGTCTCCTAGCTCAAG ATCCTTTCCATGAAGTGAAGAGCAAAcgagagaagaaaaaggag AGTAAGGAGCCAACGGATTCTAGGTCTCGTGGTGCTAATATTTCAAATCATGGTGGTAGAGGTGGTGATCGTTATGCTGCACGTGGCGGATCAAACCACTTTAGCACAAATG AGTCTGGTTCTTTGCATGGTAGACCTGCGTACAGAAAGGAAAATGGAACACCTGCCTATGCAGGTTCTTCCTCTTCTGCAGCTGGCACAACTGGATATAACTTGAGCCGACGACCTCCATCCTACAG TGATCCAGTGGCAGctgaaaataaaattatgtcAGTAGGTGATGACGGAATATCTTCATCCTCACAGCCTTCCTCTGGATATCAGTCTGCATGGGGAGGGGTGCCAGGTCAAGTTTCAATGGCTGACATTGTTAAGAAGGGTAGGCCGCAAGCCAAGGCACCCCCAACTTATAGTGTCAATCATCATGATACAGGGGCACCTCCTGCAGCAGGATACAATTCGAATTCATCGCAGACTGAGCCCTTGGCTGATGAGTGGCCCTTGATTGAGCATCCTCCAGGTGTTAGCATGTCCTCCATTTTAGGGGCACCTGCAAATTCTGAGctctatgctaattcatctagcGTGCCCTTGGATAAAGCtaatcaacatataaaatccCAACTAGATGAGGTTGAGACGGAAGATGATGGTTCTGTCGAGGTCGAGGCACTGAATACAAGCCATGATGGACCTACTTCTGTTTCCGGTAGAAATGTGCAAGAAGATAACTCGGCAACTGCATCTGCTTTTGATAATAGCTTGTATGAGGATATCAATTCCTACCATCCAGAGAGACATGACCTTGAGGATAATGAAG CTGAGCATGATGCTTCATCAATGGCTGCAAACTTGCAGCAGCTTGACTTACAGAAGGATGATAGGGGAGCACCACCTGAAGACGAGAACCCTCCCCCTGTAGTGATTCCAAATCACCTACAACTTCATACTCCAGACTGCTTGCACTTGAGCTTTGGAAGTTTCCGGTCCGGCCCTGAGCCTGATCTTTCGAGCTCCCATCCAGTGAAAAGTGACTTGGAAGAGACATCTGTAGCAGTAGATGTTTCTGCAGTCGGGCACTCAGATGCTAG AAATCCCGACTACTATGGAGATGAGCATCTCATAAATACCTCTGATGGAAGTTTGGTTCATAGAACTGGGGCCAGTGCTGGAGATTATGATTCTCCTTCAGTGTCACAACCAGAGGTCTTAAAACAGGAAACCCCTGAAGCTGGTCAGGGCATTCAATATACTTTTCCTTCTGCACCTGGATTTGCATATGACAGCTCCCAACAATTGAATATGGCATTTTCTCACCCACAGAGCTCACAAGTACAAAACAATGCTCCCTTTTCAAGTGTGATG CAGGGATATACGAATTCGTTGCCTAGCACTCTATTGGCTTCAAATGCTCAGAATGTAAGGGAGGATCTTCCATACTCACCTTTCCCTGTGACACAATCTATGCCTACAAAGTATAGCAATGTGCCTTCTTCCATCAGCGGTCCCACCATGTCCATGCCAGAG GCTTTGAGAGCAGGTGGTATCTCTTCTGCTcaacctactcaacagaccctaCCTGGTGCTGGTGTCGCGACTGGACCTGCTCTTCCACAACAGCTGTTGCACCCTTACTCTCAACCTAGTCTTCCTTTGGGACATTTTTCCAACATGATTGGTTATCCTTTCTTGCCTCAGAGCTACACATATATGCCATCAGCATTCCAGCAAGCTTTTGCTGGTAACAGCACATACCATCAGTCGCTGGCTGCAGTTCTCCCACAGTATAAAAATAGTGTTTCTGTCAGCAGTTTGCCCCAGTCTGCTAATATTCCCTCTGGTTATGGGTTTGGTAGTTCAAGTAACATTCCTGGAGGAAACTTTCCTCTGAATCCACCGTCGGCACCTACTGGTACAACAATTGGTTATGATGATGTTATAAGCTCTCAGTACAAGGACAGTAACCATTTGATGTCACTTCAGCAG AATGACAACTCAGGCATGTGGGTTCACGGACCTGGTTCCCGAGCAATGCCCGCTGTTCCAGCCAGCAATTATTACAGCTTCCAGGGGCAGAATCAACAGCATGCTGGTTTCCGGCAAACCCAGCAACCGTCGCAGCAATTTGCTGGAGCTCTAAACTACCCGAACTTCTATCATTCTCAGACAGGGATGTCCCTCGATCATCAACAGCAAAGTTCAAGGGACGCATCCCTGGGTGGCTCACAGGGACAACCTTCTAAGCAGTCTCAACAATTATGGCAAAACAGCTACTAA
- the LOC112165430 gene encoding uncharacterized protein LOC112165430 isoform X2, which produces MSGRGGGNGKGNTGISGIPAGSRKMVQSLKEIVNNCTEQEIYAMLKDCNMDPNEAVNRLLAQDPFHEVKSKREKKKESKEPTDSRSRGANISNHGGRGGDRYAARGGSNHFSTNESGSLHGRPAYRKENGTPAYAGSSSSAAGTTGYNLSRRPPSYSDPVAAENKIMSVGDDGISSSSQPSSGYQSAWGGVPGQVSMADIVKKGRPQAKAPPTYSVNHHDTGAPPAAGYNSNSSQTEPLADEWPLIEHPPGVSMSSILGAPANSELYANSSSVPLDKANQHIKSQLDEVETEDDGSVEVEALNTSHDGPTSVSGRNVQEDNSATASAFDNSLYEDINSYHPERHDLEDNEAEHDASSMAANLQQLDLQKDDRGAPPEDENPPPVVIPNHLQLHTPDCLHLSFGSFRSGPEPDLSSSHPVKSDLEETSVAVDVSAVGHSDARNPDYYGDEHLINTSDGSLVHRTGASAGDYDSPSVSQPEVLKQETPEAGQGIQYTFPSAPGFAYDSSQQLNMAFSHPQSSQVQNNAPFSSVMGYTNSLPSTLLASNAQNVREDLPYSPFPVTQSMPTKYSNVPSSISGPTMSMPEALRAGGISSAQPTQQTLPGAGVATGPALPQQLLHPYSQPSLPLGHFSNMIGYPFLPQSYTYMPSAFQQAFAGNSTYHQSLAAVLPQYKNSVSVSSLPQSANIPSGYGFGSSSNIPGGNFPLNPPSAPTGTTIGYDDVISSQYKDSNHLMSLQQNDNSGMWVHGPGSRAMPAVPASNYYSFQGQNQQHAGFRQTQQPSQQFAGALNYPNFYHSQTGMSLDHQQQSSRDASLGGSQGQPSKQSQQLWQNSY; this is translated from the exons ATGAGCGGGAGAGGCGGCGGCAATGGGAAGGGCAATACTGGAATATCGGGAATACCAGCTGGGTCCCGGAAGATGGTTCAGAGCTTGAAAGAGATAGTCAATAACTGCACTGAGCAGGAGATCTATGCTATGCTTAAAGACTGTAACATGGACCCTAATGAAGCCGTTAATCGTCTCCTAGCTCAAG ATCCTTTCCATGAAGTGAAGAGCAAAcgagagaagaaaaaggag AGTAAGGAGCCAACGGATTCTAGGTCTCGTGGTGCTAATATTTCAAATCATGGTGGTAGAGGTGGTGATCGTTATGCTGCACGTGGCGGATCAAACCACTTTAGCACAAATG AGTCTGGTTCTTTGCATGGTAGACCTGCGTACAGAAAGGAAAATGGAACACCTGCCTATGCAGGTTCTTCCTCTTCTGCAGCTGGCACAACTGGATATAACTTGAGCCGACGACCTCCATCCTACAG TGATCCAGTGGCAGctgaaaataaaattatgtcAGTAGGTGATGACGGAATATCTTCATCCTCACAGCCTTCCTCTGGATATCAGTCTGCATGGGGAGGGGTGCCAGGTCAAGTTTCAATGGCTGACATTGTTAAGAAGGGTAGGCCGCAAGCCAAGGCACCCCCAACTTATAGTGTCAATCATCATGATACAGGGGCACCTCCTGCAGCAGGATACAATTCGAATTCATCGCAGACTGAGCCCTTGGCTGATGAGTGGCCCTTGATTGAGCATCCTCCAGGTGTTAGCATGTCCTCCATTTTAGGGGCACCTGCAAATTCTGAGctctatgctaattcatctagcGTGCCCTTGGATAAAGCtaatcaacatataaaatccCAACTAGATGAGGTTGAGACGGAAGATGATGGTTCTGTCGAGGTCGAGGCACTGAATACAAGCCATGATGGACCTACTTCTGTTTCCGGTAGAAATGTGCAAGAAGATAACTCGGCAACTGCATCTGCTTTTGATAATAGCTTGTATGAGGATATCAATTCCTACCATCCAGAGAGACATGACCTTGAGGATAATGAAG CTGAGCATGATGCTTCATCAATGGCTGCAAACTTGCAGCAGCTTGACTTACAGAAGGATGATAGGGGAGCACCACCTGAAGACGAGAACCCTCCCCCTGTAGTGATTCCAAATCACCTACAACTTCATACTCCAGACTGCTTGCACTTGAGCTTTGGAAGTTTCCGGTCCGGCCCTGAGCCTGATCTTTCGAGCTCCCATCCAGTGAAAAGTGACTTGGAAGAGACATCTGTAGCAGTAGATGTTTCTGCAGTCGGGCACTCAGATGCTAG AAATCCCGACTACTATGGAGATGAGCATCTCATAAATACCTCTGATGGAAGTTTGGTTCATAGAACTGGGGCCAGTGCTGGAGATTATGATTCTCCTTCAGTGTCACAACCAGAGGTCTTAAAACAGGAAACCCCTGAAGCTGGTCAGGGCATTCAATATACTTTTCCTTCTGCACCTGGATTTGCATATGACAGCTCCCAACAATTGAATATGGCATTTTCTCACCCACAGAGCTCACAAGTACAAAACAATGCTCCCTTTTCAAGTGTGATG GGATATACGAATTCGTTGCCTAGCACTCTATTGGCTTCAAATGCTCAGAATGTAAGGGAGGATCTTCCATACTCACCTTTCCCTGTGACACAATCTATGCCTACAAAGTATAGCAATGTGCCTTCTTCCATCAGCGGTCCCACCATGTCCATGCCAGAG GCTTTGAGAGCAGGTGGTATCTCTTCTGCTcaacctactcaacagaccctaCCTGGTGCTGGTGTCGCGACTGGACCTGCTCTTCCACAACAGCTGTTGCACCCTTACTCTCAACCTAGTCTTCCTTTGGGACATTTTTCCAACATGATTGGTTATCCTTTCTTGCCTCAGAGCTACACATATATGCCATCAGCATTCCAGCAAGCTTTTGCTGGTAACAGCACATACCATCAGTCGCTGGCTGCAGTTCTCCCACAGTATAAAAATAGTGTTTCTGTCAGCAGTTTGCCCCAGTCTGCTAATATTCCCTCTGGTTATGGGTTTGGTAGTTCAAGTAACATTCCTGGAGGAAACTTTCCTCTGAATCCACCGTCGGCACCTACTGGTACAACAATTGGTTATGATGATGTTATAAGCTCTCAGTACAAGGACAGTAACCATTTGATGTCACTTCAGCAG AATGACAACTCAGGCATGTGGGTTCACGGACCTGGTTCCCGAGCAATGCCCGCTGTTCCAGCCAGCAATTATTACAGCTTCCAGGGGCAGAATCAACAGCATGCTGGTTTCCGGCAAACCCAGCAACCGTCGCAGCAATTTGCTGGAGCTCTAAACTACCCGAACTTCTATCATTCTCAGACAGGGATGTCCCTCGATCATCAACAGCAAAGTTCAAGGGACGCATCCCTGGGTGGCTCACAGGGACAACCTTCTAAGCAGTCTCAACAATTATGGCAAAACAGCTACTAA